In one Bacteroidales bacterium genomic region, the following are encoded:
- a CDS encoding dicarboxylate/amino acid:cation symporter, producing the protein MKKIALHWQILIALILAVLYGIYFADHIYLVEWMGEIFLRALKMIIIPLVLSSIISGVTNIGSAESLGRLGAKTIVYYLSTSTLAILTGLTLVNIFKPGVGADLNLSSHIDLGVSADSLGTTLIKIIPENIFNSFSDNSQMLSVILFALLFGFFIIRTPGRSGELLTDFFNAVFQVMMKLTFFIIKFTPIGIFGLVAAKVAEQDNLLALMQSMGLYMLVVILALAIHAGFTLPLLLRIFGKINPLKHFNAMRTPLITAFSTSSSSATLPLTMHAVENNAGVSNKISSFTLPLGATVNMDGTALYECVAVMFIAQAYGVELSFVQQMIVVVTALLASIGAAGIPMAGLVMITIVLTAVGLPLEGVGLILAVDRILDMFRTSVNVWSDSCGATIIAKTEGEELKV; encoded by the coding sequence ATGAAGAAGATAGCACTGCACTGGCAGATACTCATTGCACTGATCCTGGCTGTTTTATACGGAATTTATTTTGCTGATCATATTTACCTGGTTGAATGGATGGGGGAAATTTTCCTGCGGGCATTAAAAATGATAATTATTCCATTGGTTCTTAGTTCAATAATTTCGGGGGTCACAAATATTGGAAGCGCGGAAAGCCTTGGCAGGCTGGGTGCAAAAACCATTGTATATTATCTCTCCACCAGCACACTTGCCATCCTCACCGGATTGACCCTGGTGAATATTTTTAAACCAGGCGTTGGTGCTGATCTGAACCTAAGCAGTCATATTGATCTGGGGGTAAGCGCTGATTCACTTGGGACAACGTTGATCAAAATAATCCCCGAAAATATTTTCAATTCCTTTTCAGATAACTCCCAAATGCTCTCGGTAATTCTGTTTGCCTTACTTTTTGGCTTTTTTATTATCAGAACCCCGGGCAGATCCGGAGAACTTCTAACGGATTTCTTTAACGCGGTTTTCCAGGTTATGATGAAGCTTACTTTCTTCATAATTAAGTTTACGCCAATTGGTATTTTTGGATTGGTTGCTGCCAAGGTTGCTGAGCAGGATAATCTTTTAGCCCTGATGCAGAGCATGGGGTTGTACATGTTGGTGGTAATTCTGGCACTTGCCATCCATGCTGGCTTTACCTTACCCCTTCTTCTAAGGATTTTTGGTAAAATAAATCCGCTCAAGCATTTCAATGCCATGCGAACACCACTTATCACAGCTTTTTCCACTTCTTCCTCCAGCGCCACCCTGCCCCTGACCATGCATGCGGTTGAAAACAACGCCGGGGTTTCAAATAAGATAAGCAGTTTTACTTTGCCGCTGGGAGCAACCGTCAATATGGACGGAACAGCGCTTTATGAATGCGTGGCAGTCATGTTCATAGCGCAAGCCTATGGCGTGGAATTGAGTTTTGTTCAACAAATGATTGTTGTAGTAACAGCTTTGCTTGCCTCAATTGGAGCAGCAGGAATTCCTATGGCCGGTTTGGTGATGATTACGATTGTCCTCACTGCTGTTGGGCTCCCACTCGAAGGTGTTGGTCTGATCCTTGCCGTTGATAGAATCCTGGATATGTTCCGTACATCAGTAAACGTGTGGAGCGACAGTTGTGGAGCCACCATTATTGCAAAAACGGAAGGAGAAGAACTTAAAGTTTAG
- a CDS encoding TetR/AcrR family transcriptional regulator, which translates to MDSNLKSILHDIRELSIRRGIKNLTIKEICRELKIPVQTLYAHVNNETELVVMILDLERKNLQEIFEKYPYNGENAIDLLLSVGREISEQFKDITLTISLDLHRFFPDIYQQHLELRTQYVFTKIKNNLEHGIRQGYYRSDLSTELLSRLYISRLIDLHNPLLFPPDTFSFNIVFDVMIDNFLRGIATEKGIEYYETQVQAMEFVMN; encoded by the coding sequence ATGGACAGCAACCTCAAATCCATCCTCCACGATATCCGTGAACTCTCTATCCGCCGCGGAATCAAAAACCTCACCATCAAAGAAATCTGCCGGGAACTCAAAATCCCGGTTCAAACATTGTATGCCCACGTGAACAATGAAACGGAATTGGTGGTAATGATTTTGGATCTGGAAAGGAAAAATCTACAGGAAATATTTGAGAAGTACCCGTATAACGGTGAAAATGCAATTGACCTGTTGCTATCGGTCGGACGGGAAATCAGCGAGCAGTTCAAAGACATCACCCTCACCATCAGCCTTGATCTTCACAGGTTTTTCCCTGATATCTATCAACAACACCTTGAACTCAGAACACAGTACGTTTTTACAAAGATCAAGAACAATCTTGAACACGGCATCCGTCAGGGTTATTACCGTAGCGACCTCAGCACGGAACTCCTTTCACGCCTTTATATCAGCCGCCTGATTGACCTTCATAACCCCTTGCTTTTCCCACCCGATACTTTTTCATTCAACATTGTTTTTGATGTAATGATTGATAACTTCCTCCGCGGCATCGCTACTGAAAAGGGTATTGAGTACTATGAGACCCAGGTTCAGGCGATGGAGTTTGTTATGAATTAA